One genomic region from Rosa rugosa chromosome 1, drRosRugo1.1, whole genome shotgun sequence encodes:
- the LOC133724608 gene encoding protein CHROMATIN REMODELING 24: protein MAERKSSKKPQSLNDSHYRLLQDLSSAPPKPSEQGKATKVRIEGARRLCKIRVASDDDNDHGEGFNDDDAPSFSGIADFESPPQPQPQPQRSEVGNGGGNEIRGILDDLSSRLEFLSIERKGARKSNKVEISGISKEVDGVKKEKVEYKDAAPSFSIASDLSDSSAETTKTGGKGVESVVDEHEEKSCFQCKFEEADDDRDCVVVRAKKTDRQVERRGGGSYKEYYDCDEDNVVDDSRDDSVPEDDGSITLSGLTYTYKLPGKIAKMLFPHQREGLKWLWALHCQGKGGILGDDMGLGKTMQICGYLAGLFHSRLIKRVMVVAPKTLLSHWIKELSAVGLSDKIREYYGTCTKARKYELQYVLQDKGILLTTYDIVRVNSKSLKGSDYILDDGSEDMIWDYMILDEGHLIKNPSTQRAKSLLDIPCSHRIIVSGTPLQNNLKELWALFNFCCPELLGDKNWFKERFESRICRGNEKNASDREKRIGSTVAQELRDRIQPFFLRRLKNEVFKEDNDQTNATLSKKNEIIVWLRLTSCQRKLYEAYLKSELVLSAFDGSPLAALTILKKICDHPLLLTKRAAEDVLEELDSLLKPDDACMAEKLAMHIADVAEKEEFDENHANLSCKISFIMSLLDNLIPEGHNVLIFSQTRKMLNLIQETLISSGYKFQRIDGTTKATERIRIVNDFQEGIGAPIFLLTSQVGGLGLTLTRADRVIVVDPAWNPSTDSQSVDRAYRIGQNKDVIVYRLMTCATVEEKIYRKQIYKGGLFRTATEQKEQIRYFSQQDLRELFSLPQQGFDVSLTQKQLNEEHDQQHTMEESLQAHIEFLETQGIAGVSNHSLLFSKTAPPLPEVDAEQEEVERIRRTLLARSSISSSAPECNVNGAEYAFKPKDVILNKKMPSSPADAGKMTKSEIKENINRLSQTLANKALVSRLPDKGQKIQRQISELNAELRRLEKDVIDLDDVSEELKGVVI, encoded by the exons ATGGCGGAGAGGAAGAGCAGCAAGAAGCCCCAAAGCCTCAACGACAGTCACTATCGCCTCCTCCAAGACCTCAGTTCTGCTCCTCCCAAGCCCTCCG AGCAGGGAAAGGCGACTAAGGTGAGGATTGAAGGCGCGCGCCGTCTCTGTAAGATTCGAGTGGCTTCGGATGATGACAATGATCATGGCGAGGGCTTTAATGACGACGACGCGCCCAGTTTCTCCGGGATTGCTGATTTTGAGTCGCCGCCGCAGCCGCAGCCGCAGCCGCAGAGGAGTGAGGTTGGAAATGGCGGTGGAAATGAGATTAGGGGAATTTTAGATGACTTGAGCTCCAGGCTTGAGTTTTTGTCAATCGAGAGGAAGGGAGCCAGAAAATCTAATAAGGTTGAAATTTCGGGGATTTCGAAGGAAGTTGATGGtgtaaagaaagagaaagttgAGTATAAGGATGCGGCGCCTTCGTTTTCGATTGCTTCTGACTTGTCTGATTCCTCTGCTGAGACCACTAAGACCGGTGGAAAGGGAGTTGAGAGTGTGGTGGATGAGCATGAAGAGAAAAGTTGTTTTCAATGCAAGTTCGAAGAGGCTGATGATGACAGAGATTGTGTGGTTGTGAGGGCTAAGAAGACAGATAGACAAGTGGAGAGGCGGGGTGGTGGTAGCTATAAAGAGTACTATGATTGTGATGAGGATAACGTGGTTGATGATTCTAGGGATGATTCTGTTCCGGAGGATGATGGTTCTATCACTCTGAGTGGTCTCACATATACTTACAAATTACCTGGGAAGATTGCAAAGATGTTGTTTCCGCATCAGCGCGAAGGCTTGAAGTGGCTATGGGCTCTGCATTGCCAGGGTAAGGGAGGAATCTTAGGAGATGACATGGGCTTGGGTAAAACAATGCAG ATTTGTGGCTATTTAGCTGGATTATTTCATTCACGCTTGATTAAAAGGGTAATGGTTGTGGCTCCTAAAACACTACTTTCTCATTGGATAAAAGAATTATCAGCTGTGGGTCTCTCAGACAAGATAAGAGA ATACTATGGGACATGTACAAAAGCTCGGAAGTATGAGCTTCAGTATGTACTTCAG GACAAAGGCATTCTTCTGACGACTTATGATATTGTGCGAGTCAACTCAAAATCTCTAAAAGGGAGTGACTATATTCTCGATGATGGAAGTGAGGATATGATATGGGATTATATGATACTTGATGAG GGTCATCTCATAAAGAATCCCAGTACACAAAGAGCCAAAAGTTTGCTAGACATACCCTGTTCACATCGCATTATAGTAAGTGGCACGCCATTGCAAAACAATCTGAAG GAGTTGTGGGCCTTATTTAACTTCTGTTGCCCTGAGCTACTGGGTGATAAGAACTG GTTCAAGGAAAGATTCGAGTCACGCATTTGTCGTGGAAATGAGAAAAATGCTTCAGATAGGGAGAAGCGTATTGGTTCCACGGTAGCACAG GAGCTTAGAGACCGTATTCAACCTTTTTTCCTGCGTCGCCTGAAGAATGAGGTGTTTAAGGAGGATAATGACCAAACAAATGCCACACTTTCTAAAAAGAATGAGATCATTGTTTGGCTAAGATTAACCAGCTGTCAG CGGAAACTTTATGAAGCATATTTAAAGAGTGAGCTGGTTCTTTCTGCTTTTGATGGGTCACCATTGGCTGCACTTACG ATTCTGAAGAAAATATGTGATCATCCACTTCTATTGACAAAGCGAGCTGCTGAAGATGTACTAGAAGAGTTGGATTCATTGCTTAAGCCAGATGATGCTTGTATGGCAGAAAAACTAGCAATGCATATAGCAGATGTTGCTGAGAAAGAGGAGTTTGATGAGAACCATGCAAATCTCTCTTGCAAAATATCTTTTATAATGTCATTGTTG GATAACTTGATTCCTGAGGGGCATAATGTTCTCATCTTTTCCCAAACTAGAAAGATGCTTAATCTTATTCAG GAAACACTAATATCCAGCGGTTACAAGTTCCAACGCATTGATGgtaccacaaaagctactgaaAGAATTAGGATTGTTAAT gATTTCCAAGAAGGTATTGGGGCTCCCATATTTCTCCTGACTTCTCAAGTTGGTGGTTTGGGTCTTACACTTACAAGAGCTGATCGTGTGATAGTGGTTGATCCTGCTTGGAACCCGAG TACTGATAGCCAGAGTGTGGATCGTGCATATCGAATTGGGCAGAATAAGGATGTCATTGTATATAGGTTAATGACTTGTGCGACTGTTGAAGAAAAGATATACAGAAAACAG ATTTACAAAGGAGGGTTGTTTAGAACTGCAACTGAGCAAAAAGAGCAGATTCGGTACTTTAGTCAACAG GATCTTCGTGAACTTTTCAGTCTCCCACAACAAGGTTTTGATGTTTCCCTTACTCAGAAGCAGCTAAATGAGGAGCATGATCAACAGCACACAAT GGAAGAGTCTTTACAAGCCCATATAGAATTCTTGGAAACTCAAGGGATAGCTGGTGTTAGTAACCACAGTTTACTCTTCTCCAAGACAGCACCACCTCTGCCAGAGGTAGACGCGGAGCAGGAGGAAGTTGAAAG GATTAGGCGAACTTTACTTGCgagaagctcaatttcaagttcGGCACCCGAATGTAATGTAAATGG GGCTGAATATGCTTTCAAGCCTAAGGATGTAATATTAAATAAGAAGATGCCTTCTTCACCAGCTGATGCAGGAAAAATGACAAAATCAGAGATTAAAGAGAACATCAATAGGCTGTCACAAACTCTTGCAAATAAG GCTTTAGTTTCAAGATTACCTGATAAGGGACAGAAAATACAGAGGCAAATTTCTGAATTGAATGCTGAGCTTCGTAGACTAGAGAAGGACGTAATTGACTTGGATGATGTGTCTGAGGAGCTTAAAGGAGTGGTGATATAA